One genomic window of Punica granatum isolate Tunisia-2019 chromosome 1, ASM765513v2, whole genome shotgun sequence includes the following:
- the LOC116193251 gene encoding UDP-glycosyltransferase 76B1-like — translation MDLKGARSRKNHVHHLVLVPCPLQGHLTPMFHLANLLLSRGFAVTVIQIPSPSWRSLDCTHPNPSFPSLFFEPIADGVACDDDASNAGEDVMSFLLELNSKCREPFRDCLDRVASSAPRGCISCLIHDAVMYFPVDVVEDLSIPRLVLRTSTAANFLGLSLLDQKGFLPPQGTRLVEMLQELPSMRVKDLPLFDKCKQASTEEVLIKIHKGTTTASAIIWNTLTCLEQPSLDKISATLSVPIFPIGPLHRLSAEIMVTWAPENQKIEEGRTGYSAATDEVPRRWAEDRSCIEWLDLHPPGSVVYVSFGSLVTLSESELTEISEGLAESGRPFLWVIRARPVNSASLEAIRELTNTSKRGKITSWAPQREVLAHRSVGCFWTHSGWNSTLESMSEGVPMLCWSYVGDQRIISRLVSGVWKVGLELEVDDGIDSGPLNGSKVASAIKRIMSDEEGREMKRKAMALKEQIDVSLRQSGSSRQFLDKLVAFIHQLA, via the exons ATGGACTTGAAAGGGGCGAGATCAAGAAAAAATCATGTTCATCATTTGGTTCTCGTTCCTTGTCCCTTACAAGGGCACTTGACCCCCATGTTCCATCTGGCTAATCTCCTTCTCTCCCGCGGCTTCGCCGTGACCGTTATCCAGATCCCATCCCCGAGTTGGAGATCCCTTGATTGCACCCATCCTAATCCTTCCTTCCCTAGCCTCTTCTTCGAACCAATCGCAGATGGTGTCGCGTGCGACGATGATGCCTCCAACGCCGGGGAGGATGTCATGTCCTTCCTGCTGGAGCTCAACTCCAAGTGCAGGGAACCATTCCGGGACTGCCTGGACCGGGTGGCATCCAGTGCACCGAGAGGTTGCATCTCGTGTCTTATTCACGATGCTGTCATGTACTTCCCGGTTGATGTCGTCGAAGATCTCAGTATTCCTAGGTTGGTCCTCAGGACGAGCACCGCCGCTAACTTCCTCGGGCTTTCACTCTTGGACCAGAAAGGCTTCCTTCCACCCCAAG GAACTAGACTGGTGGAGATGCTCCAAGAACTGCCGTCGATGAGGGTGAAGGACCTGCCTCTTTTCGATAAATGCAAACAGGCATCGACCGAAGAAGTCCTGATTAAGATCCACAAAGGAACAACGACTGCTTCGGCAATCATATGGAACACTCTCACCTGCCTCGAGCAACCATCGCTCGATAAGATCAGCGCCACCCTCTCGGTTCCGATCTTCCCCATTGGCCCCCTCCACAGGCTGTCGGCGGAGATCATGGTTACTTGGGCCCCCGAAAATCAGAAGATAGAAGAAGGCCGCACAGGCTATAGTGCAGCTACAGATGAGGTTCCGAGGCGTTGGGCTGAAGACAGGAGCTGTATTGAATGGCTGGACTTGCACCCACCCGGGTCTGTGGTCTACGTGAGTTTTGGGAGCTTAGTCACACTATCCGAGAGCGAACTGACCGAGATATCCGAGGGGCTAGCCGAGAGTGGGCGGCCCTTCCTGTGGGTCATCAGGGCCCGTCCGGTAAATTCGGCATCTCTGGAAGCGATACGAGAGCTCACCAACACGAGCAAGAGGGGGAAGATCACAAGCTGGGCCCCGCAGAGAGAGGTCCTGGCGCACCGTTCAGTCGGGTGTTTCTGGACACATAGCGGATGGAACTCAACGTTGGAGAGCATGAGCGAAGGGGTCCCGATGCTGTGCTGGTCGTATGTCGGGGACCAAAGGATTATATCGAGGCTCGTCAGTGGAGTCTGGAAGGTGGGGCTGGAGCTGGAAGTTGATGACGGGATCGACAGCGGGCCTCTCAATGGAAGCAAAGTCGCGAGTGCCATCAAGAGGATAATGTCGGACGAGGAAGGGCGGGAGATGAAGAGGAAGGCCATGGCATTGAAGGAACAGATCGATGTTTCTCTAAGACAAAGTGGCTCCTCCCGTCAGTTCCTAGACAAGTTGGTCGCTTTCATTCATCAACTCGCTTAA